The following are encoded together in the Chlorocebus sabaeus isolate Y175 chromosome 12, mChlSab1.0.hap1, whole genome shotgun sequence genome:
- the HNRNPK gene encoding heterogeneous nuclear ribonucleoprotein K isoform X3, which translates to METEQPEETFPNTETNGEFGKRPAEDMEEEQAFKRSRNTDEMVELRILLQSKNAGAVIGKGGKNIKALRTDYNASVSVPDSSGPERILSISADIETIGEILKKIIPTLEEGLQLPSPTATSQLPLESDAVECLNYQHYKGSDFDCELRLLIHQSLAGGIIGVKGAKIKELRENTQTTIKLFQECCPHSTDRVVLIGGKPDRVVECIKIILDLISESPIKGRAQPYDPNFYDETYDYGGFTMMFDDRRGRPVGFPMRGRGGFDRMPPGRGGRPMPPSRRDYDDMSPRRGPPPPPPGRGGRGGSRARNLPLPPPPPPRGGDLMAYDRRGRPGDRYDGMVGFSADETWDSAIDTWSPSEWQMAYEPQGGSGYDYSYAGGRGSYGDLGGPIITTQVTIPKDLAGSIIGKGGQRIKQIRHESGASIKIDEPLEGSEDRIITITGTQDQIQNAQYLLQNSVKQYSGKFF; encoded by the exons atggaaactgaacagccaGAAGAAACCTTCCCTAACACTGAAACCAATGGTGAATTTG GTAAACGCCCTGCAGAAGATATGGAAGAGGAACAAGCATTTAAAAGATCTAGAAACACTGATGAGATGGTTGAATTACGCATTCTGCTTCAAAGCAAG AATGCTGGGGCAGTGATTGGAAAAGGAGGCAAGAATATTAAGGCTCTCCGTACAGAC TACAATGCCAGTGTTTCAGTCCCAGACAGCAGTGGCCCCGAGCG CATATTGAGTATCAGTGCTGATATTGAAACAATTGGAGAAATTCTGAAGAAAATCATCCCTACCTTGGAAGAG gGCCTGCAGTTGCCATCACCCACTGCAACCAGCCAGCTCCCGCTCGAATCTGATGCTGTGGAATGCTTAAAT TACCAACACTATAAAGGAAGTGACTTTGACTGCGAGTTGAGGCTGTTGATTCATCAGAGTCTAGCAGGAGGAATTATTGGGGTCAAAGGTGCTAAAATCAAAGAACTTCgagag AACACTCAAACGACCATCAAGCTTTTCCAGGAATGCTGTCCTCATTCCACTGACAGAGTTGTTCTTATTGGAGGAAAACCCGATAGGGTTGTAGAGTGCATAAAGATCATCCTTGATCTTATATCTGAG TCTCCCATCAAAGGACGTGCACAGCCTTATGATCCAAATTTTTACGATGAAACCTATGATTATGGTGGTTTTACAATGATGTTTGATGACCGCCGTGGACGCCCAGTGGGATTTCCAATGCGGGGAAGAGGTGGTTTTGACAGAATGCCTCCTGGTCGGGGTGGGCGTCCCATGCCTCCATCTAGAAGAGATTATGATGATATGAGCCCTCGTCGAGGAccgcctccccctcctcctggaCGAGGCGGCCGGGGTGGTAGCAGAGCTCGgaatcttcctcttcctccaccaccaccacctagaGGGGG AGACCTCATGGCCTATGACAGAAGAGGGAGACCTGGAGACCGTTACGACGGCATG GTTGGTTTCAGTGCTGATGAAACTTGGGACTCTGCAATAGATACATGGAGCCCATCGGAATGGCAGATGGCTTATGAACCACAG gGTGGCTCCGGATATG attattCCTATGCAGGGGGTCGTGGCTCATATGGTGATCTTGGTGGACCTATTATTACTACACAAGTAACTATTCCCAAAGAT tTGGCTGGATCTATTATTGGCAAAGGTGGTCAGCGGATTAAACAAATCCGTCATGAGTCGGGAGCTTCGATCAAAATTGATGAGCCTTTAGAAGGATCCGAAGATCGGATCATTACCATTACAGGAACACAGGACCAGATACAGAATGCACAGTATTTGCTGCAGAACAG tgtGAAGCAGTATTCTGGAAAGTTTTTCTAA
- the HNRNPK gene encoding heterogeneous nuclear ribonucleoprotein K isoform X8: METEQPEETFPNTETNGEFGKRPAEDMEEEQAFKRSRNTDEMVELRILLQSKNAGAVIGKGGKNIKALRTDYNASVSVPDSSGPERILSISADIETIGEILKKIIPTLEEYQHYKGSDFDCELRLLIHQSLAGGIIGVKGAKIKELRENTQTTIKLFQECCPHSTDRVVLIGGKPDRVVECIKIILDLISESPIKGRAQPYDPNFYDETYDYGGFTMMFDDRRGRPVGFPMRGRGGFDRMPPGRGGRPMPPSRRDYDDMSPRRGPPPPPPGRGGRGGSRARNLPLPPPPPPRGGDLMAYDRRGRPGDRYDGMVGFSADETWDSAIDTWSPSEWQMAYEPQGGSGYDYSYAGGRGSYGDLGGPIITTQVTIPKDLAGSIIGKGGQRIKQIRHESGASIKIDEPLEGSEDRIITITGTQDQIQNAQYLLQNSVKQYSGKFF, translated from the exons atggaaactgaacagccaGAAGAAACCTTCCCTAACACTGAAACCAATGGTGAATTTG GTAAACGCCCTGCAGAAGATATGGAAGAGGAACAAGCATTTAAAAGATCTAGAAACACTGATGAGATGGTTGAATTACGCATTCTGCTTCAAAGCAAG AATGCTGGGGCAGTGATTGGAAAAGGAGGCAAGAATATTAAGGCTCTCCGTACAGAC TACAATGCCAGTGTTTCAGTCCCAGACAGCAGTGGCCCCGAGCG CATATTGAGTATCAGTGCTGATATTGAAACAATTGGAGAAATTCTGAAGAAAATCATCCCTACCTTGGAAGAG TACCAACACTATAAAGGAAGTGACTTTGACTGCGAGTTGAGGCTGTTGATTCATCAGAGTCTAGCAGGAGGAATTATTGGGGTCAAAGGTGCTAAAATCAAAGAACTTCgagag AACACTCAAACGACCATCAAGCTTTTCCAGGAATGCTGTCCTCATTCCACTGACAGAGTTGTTCTTATTGGAGGAAAACCCGATAGGGTTGTAGAGTGCATAAAGATCATCCTTGATCTTATATCTGAG TCTCCCATCAAAGGACGTGCACAGCCTTATGATCCAAATTTTTACGATGAAACCTATGATTATGGTGGTTTTACAATGATGTTTGATGACCGCCGTGGACGCCCAGTGGGATTTCCAATGCGGGGAAGAGGTGGTTTTGACAGAATGCCTCCTGGTCGGGGTGGGCGTCCCATGCCTCCATCTAGAAGAGATTATGATGATATGAGCCCTCGTCGAGGAccgcctccccctcctcctggaCGAGGCGGCCGGGGTGGTAGCAGAGCTCGgaatcttcctcttcctccaccaccaccacctagaGGGGG AGACCTCATGGCCTATGACAGAAGAGGGAGACCTGGAGACCGTTACGACGGCATG GTTGGTTTCAGTGCTGATGAAACTTGGGACTCTGCAATAGATACATGGAGCCCATCGGAATGGCAGATGGCTTATGAACCACAG gGTGGCTCCGGATATG attattCCTATGCAGGGGGTCGTGGCTCATATGGTGATCTTGGTGGACCTATTATTACTACACAAGTAACTATTCCCAAAGAT tTGGCTGGATCTATTATTGGCAAAGGTGGTCAGCGGATTAAACAAATCCGTCATGAGTCGGGAGCTTCGATCAAAATTGATGAGCCTTTAGAAGGATCCGAAGATCGGATCATTACCATTACAGGAACACAGGACCAGATACAGAATGCACAGTATTTGCTGCAGAACAG tgtGAAGCAGTATTCTGGAAAGTTTTTCTAA
- the HNRNPK gene encoding heterogeneous nuclear ribonucleoprotein K isoform X7 — protein sequence METEQPEETFPNTETNGEFGKRPAEDMEEEQAFKRSRNTDEMVELRILLQSKNAGAVIGKGGKNIKALRTDYNASVSVPDSSGPERILSISADIETIGEILKKIIPTLEEYQHYKGSDFDCELRLLIHQSLAGGIIGVKGAKIKELRENTQTTIKLFQECCPHSTDRVVLIGGKPDRVVECIKIILDLISESPIKGRAQPYDPNFYDETYDYGGFTMMFDDRRGRPVGFPMRGRGGFDRMPPGRGGRPMPPSRRDYDDMSPRRGPPPPPPGRGGRGGSRARNLPLPPPPPPRGGDLMAYDRRGRPGDRYDGMVGFSADETWDSAIDTWSPSEWQMAYEPQVEYHDYSYAGGRGSYGDLGGPIITTQVTIPKDLAGSIIGKGGQRIKQIRHESGASIKIDEPLEGSEDRIITITGTQDQIQNAQYLLQNSVKQYADVEGF from the exons atggaaactgaacagccaGAAGAAACCTTCCCTAACACTGAAACCAATGGTGAATTTG GTAAACGCCCTGCAGAAGATATGGAAGAGGAACAAGCATTTAAAAGATCTAGAAACACTGATGAGATGGTTGAATTACGCATTCTGCTTCAAAGCAAG AATGCTGGGGCAGTGATTGGAAAAGGAGGCAAGAATATTAAGGCTCTCCGTACAGAC TACAATGCCAGTGTTTCAGTCCCAGACAGCAGTGGCCCCGAGCG CATATTGAGTATCAGTGCTGATATTGAAACAATTGGAGAAATTCTGAAGAAAATCATCCCTACCTTGGAAGAG TACCAACACTATAAAGGAAGTGACTTTGACTGCGAGTTGAGGCTGTTGATTCATCAGAGTCTAGCAGGAGGAATTATTGGGGTCAAAGGTGCTAAAATCAAAGAACTTCgagag AACACTCAAACGACCATCAAGCTTTTCCAGGAATGCTGTCCTCATTCCACTGACAGAGTTGTTCTTATTGGAGGAAAACCCGATAGGGTTGTAGAGTGCATAAAGATCATCCTTGATCTTATATCTGAG TCTCCCATCAAAGGACGTGCACAGCCTTATGATCCAAATTTTTACGATGAAACCTATGATTATGGTGGTTTTACAATGATGTTTGATGACCGCCGTGGACGCCCAGTGGGATTTCCAATGCGGGGAAGAGGTGGTTTTGACAGAATGCCTCCTGGTCGGGGTGGGCGTCCCATGCCTCCATCTAGAAGAGATTATGATGATATGAGCCCTCGTCGAGGAccgcctccccctcctcctggaCGAGGCGGCCGGGGTGGTAGCAGAGCTCGgaatcttcctcttcctccaccaccaccacctagaGGGGG AGACCTCATGGCCTATGACAGAAGAGGGAGACCTGGAGACCGTTACGACGGCATG GTTGGTTTCAGTGCTGATGAAACTTGGGACTCTGCAATAGATACATGGAGCCCATCGGAATGGCAGATGGCTTATGAACCACAGGTTGAGTATCATG attattCCTATGCAGGGGGTCGTGGCTCATATGGTGATCTTGGTGGACCTATTATTACTACACAAGTAACTATTCCCAAAGAT tTGGCTGGATCTATTATTGGCAAAGGTGGTCAGCGGATTAAACAAATCCGTCATGAGTCGGGAGCTTCGATCAAAATTGATGAGCCTTTAGAAGGATCCGAAGATCGGATCATTACCATTACAGGAACACAGGACCAGATACAGAATGCACAGTATTTGCTGCAGAACAG tgTGAAGCAGTATGCAGATGTTGAAGGATTCTAA
- the HNRNPK gene encoding heterogeneous nuclear ribonucleoprotein K isoform X4 — protein sequence METEQPEETFPNTETNGEFGKRPAEDMEEEQAFKRSRNTDEMVELRILLQSKNAGAVIGKGGKNIKALRTDYNASVSVPDSSGPERILSISADIETIGEILKKIIPTLEEGLQLPSPTATSQLPLESDAVECLNYQHYKGSDFDCELRLLIHQSLAGGIIGVKGAKIKELRENTQTTIKLFQECCPHSTDRVVLIGGKPDRVVECIKIILDLISESPIKGRAQPYDPNFYDETYDYGGFTMMFDDRRGRPVGFPMRGRGGFDRMPPGRGGRPMPPSRRDYDDMSPRRGPPPPPPGRGGRGGSRARNLPLPPPPPPRGGDLMAYDRRGRPGDRYDGMVGFSADETWDSAIDTWSPSEWQMAYEPQVEYHDYSYAGGRGSYGDLGGPIITTQVTIPKDLAGSIIGKGGQRIKQIRHESGASIKIDEPLEGSEDRIITITGTQDQIQNAQYLLQNSVKQYSGKFF from the exons atggaaactgaacagccaGAAGAAACCTTCCCTAACACTGAAACCAATGGTGAATTTG GTAAACGCCCTGCAGAAGATATGGAAGAGGAACAAGCATTTAAAAGATCTAGAAACACTGATGAGATGGTTGAATTACGCATTCTGCTTCAAAGCAAG AATGCTGGGGCAGTGATTGGAAAAGGAGGCAAGAATATTAAGGCTCTCCGTACAGAC TACAATGCCAGTGTTTCAGTCCCAGACAGCAGTGGCCCCGAGCG CATATTGAGTATCAGTGCTGATATTGAAACAATTGGAGAAATTCTGAAGAAAATCATCCCTACCTTGGAAGAG gGCCTGCAGTTGCCATCACCCACTGCAACCAGCCAGCTCCCGCTCGAATCTGATGCTGTGGAATGCTTAAAT TACCAACACTATAAAGGAAGTGACTTTGACTGCGAGTTGAGGCTGTTGATTCATCAGAGTCTAGCAGGAGGAATTATTGGGGTCAAAGGTGCTAAAATCAAAGAACTTCgagag AACACTCAAACGACCATCAAGCTTTTCCAGGAATGCTGTCCTCATTCCACTGACAGAGTTGTTCTTATTGGAGGAAAACCCGATAGGGTTGTAGAGTGCATAAAGATCATCCTTGATCTTATATCTGAG TCTCCCATCAAAGGACGTGCACAGCCTTATGATCCAAATTTTTACGATGAAACCTATGATTATGGTGGTTTTACAATGATGTTTGATGACCGCCGTGGACGCCCAGTGGGATTTCCAATGCGGGGAAGAGGTGGTTTTGACAGAATGCCTCCTGGTCGGGGTGGGCGTCCCATGCCTCCATCTAGAAGAGATTATGATGATATGAGCCCTCGTCGAGGAccgcctccccctcctcctggaCGAGGCGGCCGGGGTGGTAGCAGAGCTCGgaatcttcctcttcctccaccaccaccacctagaGGGGG AGACCTCATGGCCTATGACAGAAGAGGGAGACCTGGAGACCGTTACGACGGCATG GTTGGTTTCAGTGCTGATGAAACTTGGGACTCTGCAATAGATACATGGAGCCCATCGGAATGGCAGATGGCTTATGAACCACAGGTTGAGTATCATG attattCCTATGCAGGGGGTCGTGGCTCATATGGTGATCTTGGTGGACCTATTATTACTACACAAGTAACTATTCCCAAAGAT tTGGCTGGATCTATTATTGGCAAAGGTGGTCAGCGGATTAAACAAATCCGTCATGAGTCGGGAGCTTCGATCAAAATTGATGAGCCTTTAGAAGGATCCGAAGATCGGATCATTACCATTACAGGAACACAGGACCAGATACAGAATGCACAGTATTTGCTGCAGAACAG tgtGAAGCAGTATTCTGGAAAGTTTTTCTAA
- the HNRNPK gene encoding heterogeneous nuclear ribonucleoprotein K isoform X1, with amino-acid sequence METEQPEETFPNTETNGEFGKRPAEDMEEEQAFKRSRNTDEMVELRILLQSKNAGAVIGKGGKNIKALRTDYNASVSVPDSSGPERILSISADIETIGEILKKIIPTLEEGLQLPSPTATSQLPLESDAVECLNYQHYKGSDFDCELRLLIHQSLAGGIIGVKGAKIKELRENTQTTIKLFQECCPHSTDRVVLIGGKPDRVVECIKIILDLISESPIKGRAQPYDPNFYDETYDYGGFTMMFDDRRGRPVGFPMRGRGGFDRMPPGRGGRPMPPSRRDYDDMSPRRGPPPPPPGRGGRGGSRARNLPLPPPPPPRGGDLMAYDRRGRPGDRYDGMVGFSADETWDSAIDTWSPSEWQMAYEPQGGSGYDYSYAGGRGSYGDLGGPIITTQVTIPKDLAGSIIGKGGQRIKQIRHESGASIKIDEPLEGSEDRIITITGTQDQIQNAQYLLQNSVKQYADVEGF; translated from the exons atggaaactgaacagccaGAAGAAACCTTCCCTAACACTGAAACCAATGGTGAATTTG GTAAACGCCCTGCAGAAGATATGGAAGAGGAACAAGCATTTAAAAGATCTAGAAACACTGATGAGATGGTTGAATTACGCATTCTGCTTCAAAGCAAG AATGCTGGGGCAGTGATTGGAAAAGGAGGCAAGAATATTAAGGCTCTCCGTACAGAC TACAATGCCAGTGTTTCAGTCCCAGACAGCAGTGGCCCCGAGCG CATATTGAGTATCAGTGCTGATATTGAAACAATTGGAGAAATTCTGAAGAAAATCATCCCTACCTTGGAAGAG gGCCTGCAGTTGCCATCACCCACTGCAACCAGCCAGCTCCCGCTCGAATCTGATGCTGTGGAATGCTTAAAT TACCAACACTATAAAGGAAGTGACTTTGACTGCGAGTTGAGGCTGTTGATTCATCAGAGTCTAGCAGGAGGAATTATTGGGGTCAAAGGTGCTAAAATCAAAGAACTTCgagag AACACTCAAACGACCATCAAGCTTTTCCAGGAATGCTGTCCTCATTCCACTGACAGAGTTGTTCTTATTGGAGGAAAACCCGATAGGGTTGTAGAGTGCATAAAGATCATCCTTGATCTTATATCTGAG TCTCCCATCAAAGGACGTGCACAGCCTTATGATCCAAATTTTTACGATGAAACCTATGATTATGGTGGTTTTACAATGATGTTTGATGACCGCCGTGGACGCCCAGTGGGATTTCCAATGCGGGGAAGAGGTGGTTTTGACAGAATGCCTCCTGGTCGGGGTGGGCGTCCCATGCCTCCATCTAGAAGAGATTATGATGATATGAGCCCTCGTCGAGGAccgcctccccctcctcctggaCGAGGCGGCCGGGGTGGTAGCAGAGCTCGgaatcttcctcttcctccaccaccaccacctagaGGGGG AGACCTCATGGCCTATGACAGAAGAGGGAGACCTGGAGACCGTTACGACGGCATG GTTGGTTTCAGTGCTGATGAAACTTGGGACTCTGCAATAGATACATGGAGCCCATCGGAATGGCAGATGGCTTATGAACCACAG gGTGGCTCCGGATATG attattCCTATGCAGGGGGTCGTGGCTCATATGGTGATCTTGGTGGACCTATTATTACTACACAAGTAACTATTCCCAAAGAT tTGGCTGGATCTATTATTGGCAAAGGTGGTCAGCGGATTAAACAAATCCGTCATGAGTCGGGAGCTTCGATCAAAATTGATGAGCCTTTAGAAGGATCCGAAGATCGGATCATTACCATTACAGGAACACAGGACCAGATACAGAATGCACAGTATTTGCTGCAGAACAG tgTGAAGCAGTATGCAGATGTTGAAGGATTCTAA
- the HNRNPK gene encoding heterogeneous nuclear ribonucleoprotein K isoform X2, translated as METEQPEETFPNTETNGEFGKRPAEDMEEEQAFKRSRNTDEMVELRILLQSKNAGAVIGKGGKNIKALRTDYNASVSVPDSSGPERILSISADIETIGEILKKIIPTLEEGLQLPSPTATSQLPLESDAVECLNYQHYKGSDFDCELRLLIHQSLAGGIIGVKGAKIKELRENTQTTIKLFQECCPHSTDRVVLIGGKPDRVVECIKIILDLISESPIKGRAQPYDPNFYDETYDYGGFTMMFDDRRGRPVGFPMRGRGGFDRMPPGRGGRPMPPSRRDYDDMSPRRGPPPPPPGRGGRGGSRARNLPLPPPPPPRGGDLMAYDRRGRPGDRYDGMVGFSADETWDSAIDTWSPSEWQMAYEPQVEYHDYSYAGGRGSYGDLGGPIITTQVTIPKDLAGSIIGKGGQRIKQIRHESGASIKIDEPLEGSEDRIITITGTQDQIQNAQYLLQNSVKQYADVEGF; from the exons atggaaactgaacagccaGAAGAAACCTTCCCTAACACTGAAACCAATGGTGAATTTG GTAAACGCCCTGCAGAAGATATGGAAGAGGAACAAGCATTTAAAAGATCTAGAAACACTGATGAGATGGTTGAATTACGCATTCTGCTTCAAAGCAAG AATGCTGGGGCAGTGATTGGAAAAGGAGGCAAGAATATTAAGGCTCTCCGTACAGAC TACAATGCCAGTGTTTCAGTCCCAGACAGCAGTGGCCCCGAGCG CATATTGAGTATCAGTGCTGATATTGAAACAATTGGAGAAATTCTGAAGAAAATCATCCCTACCTTGGAAGAG gGCCTGCAGTTGCCATCACCCACTGCAACCAGCCAGCTCCCGCTCGAATCTGATGCTGTGGAATGCTTAAAT TACCAACACTATAAAGGAAGTGACTTTGACTGCGAGTTGAGGCTGTTGATTCATCAGAGTCTAGCAGGAGGAATTATTGGGGTCAAAGGTGCTAAAATCAAAGAACTTCgagag AACACTCAAACGACCATCAAGCTTTTCCAGGAATGCTGTCCTCATTCCACTGACAGAGTTGTTCTTATTGGAGGAAAACCCGATAGGGTTGTAGAGTGCATAAAGATCATCCTTGATCTTATATCTGAG TCTCCCATCAAAGGACGTGCACAGCCTTATGATCCAAATTTTTACGATGAAACCTATGATTATGGTGGTTTTACAATGATGTTTGATGACCGCCGTGGACGCCCAGTGGGATTTCCAATGCGGGGAAGAGGTGGTTTTGACAGAATGCCTCCTGGTCGGGGTGGGCGTCCCATGCCTCCATCTAGAAGAGATTATGATGATATGAGCCCTCGTCGAGGAccgcctccccctcctcctggaCGAGGCGGCCGGGGTGGTAGCAGAGCTCGgaatcttcctcttcctccaccaccaccacctagaGGGGG AGACCTCATGGCCTATGACAGAAGAGGGAGACCTGGAGACCGTTACGACGGCATG GTTGGTTTCAGTGCTGATGAAACTTGGGACTCTGCAATAGATACATGGAGCCCATCGGAATGGCAGATGGCTTATGAACCACAGGTTGAGTATCATG attattCCTATGCAGGGGGTCGTGGCTCATATGGTGATCTTGGTGGACCTATTATTACTACACAAGTAACTATTCCCAAAGAT tTGGCTGGATCTATTATTGGCAAAGGTGGTCAGCGGATTAAACAAATCCGTCATGAGTCGGGAGCTTCGATCAAAATTGATGAGCCTTTAGAAGGATCCGAAGATCGGATCATTACCATTACAGGAACACAGGACCAGATACAGAATGCACAGTATTTGCTGCAGAACAG tgTGAAGCAGTATGCAGATGTTGAAGGATTCTAA
- the HNRNPK gene encoding heterogeneous nuclear ribonucleoprotein K isoform X5 has translation METEQPEETFPNTETNGEFGKRPAEDMEEEQAFKRSRNTDEMVELRILLQSKNAGAVIGKGGKNIKALRTDYNASVSVPDSSGPERILSISADIETIGEILKKIIPTLEEGLQLPSPTATSQLPLESDAVECLNYQHYKGSDFDCELRLLIHQSLAGGIIGVKGAKIKELRENTQTTIKLFQECCPHSTDRVVLIGGKPDRVVECIKIILDLISESPIKGRAQPYDPNFYDETYDYGGFTMMFDDRRGRPVGFPMRGRGGFDRMPPGRGGRPMPPSRRDYDDMSPRRGPPPPPPGRGGRGGSRARNLPLPPPPPPRGGDLMAYDRRGRPGDRYDGMVGFSADETWDSAIDTWSPSEWQMAYEPQGGSGYGGRGSYGDLGGPIITTQVTIPKDLAGSIIGKGGQRIKQIRHESGASIKIDEPLEGSEDRIITITGTQDQIQNAQYLLQNSVKQYADVEGF, from the exons atggaaactgaacagccaGAAGAAACCTTCCCTAACACTGAAACCAATGGTGAATTTG GTAAACGCCCTGCAGAAGATATGGAAGAGGAACAAGCATTTAAAAGATCTAGAAACACTGATGAGATGGTTGAATTACGCATTCTGCTTCAAAGCAAG AATGCTGGGGCAGTGATTGGAAAAGGAGGCAAGAATATTAAGGCTCTCCGTACAGAC TACAATGCCAGTGTTTCAGTCCCAGACAGCAGTGGCCCCGAGCG CATATTGAGTATCAGTGCTGATATTGAAACAATTGGAGAAATTCTGAAGAAAATCATCCCTACCTTGGAAGAG gGCCTGCAGTTGCCATCACCCACTGCAACCAGCCAGCTCCCGCTCGAATCTGATGCTGTGGAATGCTTAAAT TACCAACACTATAAAGGAAGTGACTTTGACTGCGAGTTGAGGCTGTTGATTCATCAGAGTCTAGCAGGAGGAATTATTGGGGTCAAAGGTGCTAAAATCAAAGAACTTCgagag AACACTCAAACGACCATCAAGCTTTTCCAGGAATGCTGTCCTCATTCCACTGACAGAGTTGTTCTTATTGGAGGAAAACCCGATAGGGTTGTAGAGTGCATAAAGATCATCCTTGATCTTATATCTGAG TCTCCCATCAAAGGACGTGCACAGCCTTATGATCCAAATTTTTACGATGAAACCTATGATTATGGTGGTTTTACAATGATGTTTGATGACCGCCGTGGACGCCCAGTGGGATTTCCAATGCGGGGAAGAGGTGGTTTTGACAGAATGCCTCCTGGTCGGGGTGGGCGTCCCATGCCTCCATCTAGAAGAGATTATGATGATATGAGCCCTCGTCGAGGAccgcctccccctcctcctggaCGAGGCGGCCGGGGTGGTAGCAGAGCTCGgaatcttcctcttcctccaccaccaccacctagaGGGGG AGACCTCATGGCCTATGACAGAAGAGGGAGACCTGGAGACCGTTACGACGGCATG GTTGGTTTCAGTGCTGATGAAACTTGGGACTCTGCAATAGATACATGGAGCCCATCGGAATGGCAGATGGCTTATGAACCACAG gGTGGCTCCGGATATG GGGGTCGTGGCTCATATGGTGATCTTGGTGGACCTATTATTACTACACAAGTAACTATTCCCAAAGAT tTGGCTGGATCTATTATTGGCAAAGGTGGTCAGCGGATTAAACAAATCCGTCATGAGTCGGGAGCTTCGATCAAAATTGATGAGCCTTTAGAAGGATCCGAAGATCGGATCATTACCATTACAGGAACACAGGACCAGATACAGAATGCACAGTATTTGCTGCAGAACAG tgTGAAGCAGTATGCAGATGTTGAAGGATTCTAA